A region of Micromonospora sp. WMMD882 DNA encodes the following proteins:
- a CDS encoding NCS2 family permease → MDTAPPGTGTPAEPPRPRSGFDRFFEITARGSTLGREVRGGLATFFTMAYIVVLNPLILGGAVDGDGQRLALPALAAVTALVAGLMTILMGVVARFPLALAAGLGVNALVAYEIAPQMTWADAMGLVVIEGVIIGVLVLTGLRTAVFRSVPTQLKTAIGVGIGLFLTIIGLVDAGFVRRLPDAANTTVPVGLGIGGKLASWPMLVFVLGLLLTLVLVVRKVRGAILIGILASTVLAIVVEAVANVGPSFVNGQPNPKGWSLNVPELPRSVVDVPDLSLLGNFNVLGSWGRAGWLVVLMFVFTLLITDFFDTMGTMVAVGREGDMLDEQGTPPRAKEILLVDSIAAAAGGAASTSSNTSFIESAAGVAEGARTGVANLVTGGLFLLAMFLAPLVVIVPFEAASTALVVVGFLMMTAVRAIDWTDYEIAIPAFLTIVLMPFTYSISNGIGAGLITYVLMKVVRGKAREVHPLLYGVAAVFVLYFLRGPIESVVL, encoded by the coding sequence ATGGACACAGCGCCTCCCGGCACCGGCACGCCGGCCGAGCCACCCCGCCCCCGCTCCGGTTTCGACCGGTTCTTCGAGATCACCGCCCGGGGTTCGACGCTGGGCCGCGAGGTGCGCGGAGGACTGGCGACGTTCTTCACGATGGCCTACATCGTGGTGCTCAACCCGCTGATCCTGGGCGGCGCGGTCGACGGGGACGGCCAGCGGCTGGCGCTGCCCGCCCTGGCGGCGGTCACCGCCCTGGTCGCCGGCCTGATGACCATCCTGATGGGCGTGGTGGCCCGCTTCCCGCTGGCGCTGGCCGCCGGCCTCGGCGTCAACGCGCTCGTCGCGTACGAGATCGCCCCGCAGATGACCTGGGCGGACGCGATGGGCCTGGTGGTGATCGAAGGTGTGATCATCGGGGTGCTCGTGCTCACCGGCCTGCGCACGGCGGTGTTCCGCTCGGTCCCGACGCAGTTGAAGACGGCGATCGGGGTCGGTATCGGCCTCTTCCTGACCATCATCGGTCTGGTCGACGCCGGGTTCGTGCGGCGGCTGCCGGACGCGGCGAACACGACCGTCCCGGTCGGGTTGGGCATCGGCGGGAAGCTGGCGAGCTGGCCGATGCTGGTCTTCGTGCTGGGCCTGCTGCTGACCCTGGTGCTGGTGGTCCGCAAGGTCCGGGGCGCGATCCTCATCGGCATCCTGGCCTCGACGGTGCTGGCGATCGTGGTGGAGGCGGTGGCCAACGTCGGCCCGTCGTTCGTGAACGGTCAACCCAACCCGAAGGGCTGGTCGCTGAACGTTCCGGAGCTGCCGCGGAGCGTGGTGGACGTGCCCGACCTGTCCCTGCTCGGCAACTTCAACGTGCTGGGCTCGTGGGGCCGGGCCGGCTGGCTGGTCGTGCTGATGTTCGTCTTCACCCTGCTGATCACGGACTTCTTCGACACGATGGGGACGATGGTCGCGGTCGGCCGGGAGGGCGACATGCTCGACGAGCAGGGCACCCCACCCCGGGCCAAGGAGATCCTGCTGGTCGACTCGATCGCGGCGGCGGCCGGTGGCGCGGCGAGCACGTCGAGCAACACCTCGTTCATCGAGAGCGCCGCAGGTGTCGCCGAGGGTGCCCGTACCGGCGTGGCGAACCTGGTCACCGGCGGGTTGTTCCTGCTGGCGATGTTCCTCGCGCCGCTGGTGGTGATCGTGCCGTTCGAGGCGGCGTCGACGGCGCTGGTGGTGGTCGGGTTCCTGATGATGACCGCGGTGCGGGCCATCGACTGGACCGACTACGAGATCGCCATTCCGGCGTTCCTCACCATCGTGCTGATGCCGTTCACGTACTCGATCTCCAACGGCATCGGCGCGGGTCTGATCACGTACGTGCTGATGAAGGTCGTCCGGGGCAAGGCGCGGGAGGTGCACCCGCTGCTGTACGGGGTGGCCGCCGTCTTCGTGCTGTACTTCCTGCGCGGGCCGATCGAGTCGGTCGTGCTCTGA
- a CDS encoding MarR family transcriptional regulator: MTERTVTTKRVPPTQLAQQLRDALTRLNRRVRQARPVGDLTVTQLSALTSLRLAGALTPRELAEVERVQPPTMTKIVAKLEERGLVGRTPHPTDGRQVILEPTDGGRAVLDQFERARDEWLAARLADLDESDRDTLRRAAEILQRIARA, from the coding sequence GTGACGGAGCGGACGGTGACGACGAAGCGCGTGCCGCCGACGCAACTGGCGCAACAGTTGCGTGATGCGCTCACCCGGCTCAACCGGCGGGTCCGCCAGGCCCGCCCGGTCGGCGACCTGACGGTGACCCAGCTCTCCGCCCTGACCAGCCTCCGGCTGGCGGGCGCGCTGACCCCCCGGGAGCTGGCCGAGGTCGAGCGGGTGCAGCCACCGACGATGACCAAGATCGTCGCGAAGTTGGAGGAGCGCGGCCTGGTGGGCCGCACCCCCCATCCGACCGACGGCCGGCAGGTCATCCTGGAGCCCACCGACGGGGGCCGGGCCGTGCTCGACCAGTTCGAGCGGGCCCGGGACGAGTGGCTGGCCGCCCGGCTGGCCGACCTGGACGAGTCCGACCGCGACACACTGCGGCGGGCCGCCGAGATCCTCCAGCGGATCGCCCGCGCCTGA
- a CDS encoding MFS transporter: MSPLSRSDRSHQGATGDPGMGAGRRAVRGTATGARWVGRRFGRVRARSAGGEVGMVRLFDLHAVSCAGDTLIAIGLAGTIFFNVPLGEARSKVALYLLVTMVPFAMLAPVIGPLLDHFRHGRRYALAATMLGRAFLAWLISDYIHGFGLYPAAFGVLALSRAYGVARSAAVPRLLPEGLGLSQVGARASVYGTVAGALLAPVGLAAFWFGPQWPLRVASVIFLVGMVIALRLPPRADSEPPERVPRPLRRAFGRDGERPLGRGRPAGRLVLATLLGAATLRALYGFLLLFLAFAIKAGDLTTTFLGRELSDEAALGLVGGALAVGTFLATAVGTRLRIHHPALIQSSGMVIVAGVAVLATVRFSLPMVAVLCLVTTLISGIAKLAVDASIQERIPERFRASSFARSETVLMLAFVTGGGLGLVPFDGRVGIGVAAGVGALAAVRGILVTSRLRGERLAGRPLADEELATDRPAADPTPTGDSTPTADLATTSDLTPTGDPTPTAGPAPQPQGPAT, from the coding sequence ATGTCGCCGCTCTCCCGCTCCGACCGGTCCCACCAGGGGGCGACCGGGGACCCGGGCATGGGCGCGGGCCGGCGCGCCGTACGCGGCACCGCCACCGGCGCCCGCTGGGTGGGCCGACGGTTCGGTCGGGTCCGGGCCCGCAGCGCCGGCGGCGAGGTCGGCATGGTCCGCCTGTTCGACCTGCACGCCGTCTCCTGCGCCGGGGACACGCTGATCGCGATCGGGCTGGCCGGGACGATCTTCTTCAACGTCCCGCTCGGCGAGGCGCGCAGCAAGGTGGCGCTCTACCTGCTGGTGACGATGGTGCCGTTCGCGATGCTCGCCCCGGTGATCGGGCCGCTGCTCGACCACTTCCGGCACGGACGGCGGTACGCCCTGGCCGCCACCATGCTCGGGCGGGCCTTCCTGGCCTGGTTGATCTCCGACTACATCCACGGTTTCGGTCTCTACCCGGCCGCGTTCGGGGTGCTCGCCCTCTCCCGCGCGTACGGGGTGGCCCGCTCGGCGGCGGTGCCCCGGCTGCTGCCCGAGGGGCTGGGCCTGTCCCAGGTGGGCGCGCGGGCCAGCGTCTACGGCACGGTGGCGGGCGCGCTGCTCGCCCCGGTCGGGCTGGCTGCCTTCTGGTTCGGCCCGCAGTGGCCGCTGCGCGTCGCGTCGGTGATCTTCCTGGTCGGCATGGTGATCGCCCTGCGGCTGCCGCCGCGCGCCGACTCCGAGCCGCCGGAACGGGTGCCCCGCCCGCTGCGCCGGGCGTTCGGGCGGGACGGCGAACGGCCGCTGGGCCGGGGGCGACCGGCCGGACGGCTGGTGCTGGCCACCCTGCTCGGCGCGGCCACCCTCCGCGCGCTGTACGGGTTCCTGCTGCTCTTCCTCGCCTTCGCGATCAAGGCCGGTGACCTGACCACCACGTTCCTCGGCCGGGAACTCAGCGACGAGGCGGCCCTCGGTCTGGTCGGCGGCGCGCTGGCGGTGGGCACCTTCCTCGCCACCGCCGTCGGCACCCGGCTCCGGATCCACCATCCGGCGCTGATCCAGTCCAGCGGCATGGTGATCGTGGCCGGCGTGGCGGTGCTCGCCACCGTCCGCTTCTCGCTGCCGATGGTGGCCGTGCTGTGTCTGGTGACCACGCTGATCAGCGGCATCGCCAAGCTGGCCGTGGACGCCTCGATCCAGGAACGCATCCCGGAACGCTTCCGGGCCAGCTCCTTCGCGCGCTCCGAGACGGTGCTGATGCTCGCCTTCGTGACCGGCGGCGGCCTGGGCCTCGTACCGTTCGACGGTCGGGTCGGCATCGGGGTGGCCGCCGGCGTCGGCGCGCTCGCCGCCGTACGGGGCATCCTGGTCACCAGCCGGCTACGCGGGGAACGACTGGCCGGGCGTCCGCTCGCCGACGAGGAGCTCGCCACCGACCGGCCGGCCGCCGACCCGACGCCGACCGGCGATTCGACGCCGACCGCCGACCTGGCGACGACCTCCGATCTGACGCCGACCGGCGACCCGACGCCGACGGCCGGGCCCGCGCCGCAGCCGCAGGGGCCGGCGACGTGA
- the thpR gene encoding RNA 2',3'-cyclic phosphodiesterase, with protein sequence MRLFVAVDPPPEAVADLAAQIARLRIGAAAAAGVNVRLADPANAHVTLAFLGEVPADRLPAVRNAVGLAACRCRGPAPPRLRLGRGGRFGRGRATVLWVDVLGEVEPLHTLAGQLRELLRDAGLPYDERPFRPHLTIARPGDRIDVEPDRLTLDGYLGPVWPATELALVRSHLGPARRYERLATWPL encoded by the coding sequence GTGCGGCTCTTCGTGGCCGTCGACCCGCCCCCGGAGGCGGTGGCCGACCTCGCCGCCCAGATCGCCCGACTACGGATCGGAGCCGCCGCCGCGGCGGGCGTCAACGTCCGGCTGGCCGACCCGGCGAACGCGCACGTCACGCTCGCCTTCCTCGGTGAGGTGCCGGCCGACCGGCTGCCGGCCGTACGGAACGCCGTCGGGCTGGCGGCGTGCCGCTGCCGGGGCCCGGCGCCACCGCGACTGCGGCTCGGTCGGGGCGGGCGGTTCGGGCGGGGCCGCGCCACGGTGCTCTGGGTGGACGTGCTCGGCGAGGTCGAGCCGCTGCACACGCTCGCCGGTCAACTCCGTGAGCTGCTGCGGGACGCCGGGCTCCCGTACGACGAGCGTCCCTTCCGTCCACATCTGACCATCGCCCGCCCCGGGGACCGGATCGACGTCGAACCGGACCGGCTCACCCTGGACGGCTACCTGGGCCCGGTCTGGCCGGCGACCGAGTTGGCGCTGGTCCGCAGCCACCTCGGGCCGGCACGGCGGTACGAGCGCCTCGCCACCTGGCCGCTCTGA
- a CDS encoding GNAT family N-acetyltransferase, which yields MGSSATATGAGSGDPVDLGPVLRALRRQADLSQRELAARCGVPKSTVARIESGVTDPAFRTVERLVRAAGGEVAVGLPDGDGDGGTGTGRRRVASVVAVPQEGLFDRGGRRYPAHLDVRTVRTPKDWPGAWWAYWYDLPPQRWPLSVPPATYELDRSRRDRRRWVDGVCATLRYRRDTAGLPPTSWRFVAELPDGGLVGELRAHERSVDLLLGWGAGGEHEIVLDGVLVRPDLRHAGVGRRLVTLLADEMDRAGVTDAYAVAEFGAVDFLRACGFRVQASRVTTLTLQRPAPGPGLSLPWRGR from the coding sequence GTGGGGAGCAGCGCCACGGCGACGGGCGCTGGTTCGGGTGACCCCGTCGACCTGGGGCCGGTGCTGCGGGCGCTGCGGCGGCAGGCCGATCTGAGCCAGCGCGAGCTGGCCGCCCGGTGCGGGGTGCCGAAGAGCACCGTGGCGCGGATCGAGTCCGGCGTCACCGATCCGGCTTTTCGTACCGTGGAGCGGTTGGTCCGGGCCGCGGGCGGTGAGGTGGCGGTCGGCCTGCCCGACGGCGACGGCGACGGCGGCACCGGCACCGGGCGCCGGCGGGTGGCGTCCGTGGTGGCGGTTCCGCAGGAGGGACTGTTCGACCGGGGAGGCCGCCGCTACCCGGCGCACCTCGACGTCCGTACGGTCCGTACCCCGAAGGACTGGCCGGGGGCGTGGTGGGCGTACTGGTACGACCTGCCCCCGCAGCGGTGGCCGTTGTCGGTGCCGCCGGCCACGTACGAGCTGGACCGGAGTCGGCGCGACCGGCGTCGGTGGGTGGACGGGGTCTGTGCGACGCTGCGTTACCGCCGCGACACCGCGGGCCTGCCGCCGACCTCGTGGCGGTTCGTCGCGGAGCTGCCCGACGGTGGGCTGGTCGGTGAGCTGCGGGCGCACGAGCGCAGTGTGGACCTGCTGCTCGGCTGGGGTGCCGGCGGCGAGCACGAGATCGTGTTGGACGGGGTGCTGGTCCGCCCCGACCTGCGGCACGCCGGGGTGGGGCGTCGGCTGGTGACGCTGCTCGCCGACGAGATGGACCGGGCCGGTGTCACCGACGCGTACGCGGTCGCCGAGTTCGGCGCGGTCGACTTCCTGCGCGCCTGCGGGTTCCGCGTCCAGGCCAGCCGGGTGACGACGCTCACCCTCCAGCGGCCGGCTCCCGGGCCAGGGCTGTCGCTGCCGTGGCGAGGGCGGTGA
- a CDS encoding DUF2530 domain-containing protein, which yields MPRQQSPRPEPLDPPMVPFAVAGMVIWAVVGLALLLFRDWLTAHGHQSWLWTCLAGFLWGFPGLAVMLRHDANRRRRRSGDGRLRTARPSPPPRPPAG from the coding sequence GTGCCCCGACAGCAGTCACCGCGGCCCGAGCCGCTCGACCCGCCGATGGTGCCCTTCGCCGTCGCCGGAATGGTGATCTGGGCGGTCGTCGGGCTGGCGCTGCTGCTCTTCCGCGACTGGCTGACCGCGCACGGCCACCAGAGCTGGCTGTGGACGTGCCTGGCCGGGTTCCTGTGGGGCTTCCCCGGTCTGGCCGTGATGCTGCGGCACGACGCCAACCGCCGCCGTCGCCGTAGCGGCGACGGACGACTCAGGACGGCTCGGCCGTCTCCGCCTCCGCGGCCACCGGCCGGCTGA
- a CDS encoding aldo/keto reductase, translated as MEYTNLGRTGLSVSRLCLGTMNFGPQTNEPDSYAIMDRALEHGLNFFDTANVYGWQTGEGVTEQIIGRWLAQGGGRREKVVLATKVYGKMSDWPNDQGLSARHIVRACEDSLRRLQTDTIDLYQMHHISRSTPWEEIWQAMETLVAQGKVLYVGSSNFAGWHLAVAQEAAGRRNFLGLVSEQCIYNLMTRYAELEVLPAAQHLGLGVIPWSPLHGGLLAGVLRKMASGGAVRGTAGRAGDALDEHRATIEAYEKLCAELGHDPADVALGWLLAQPGVTAPIIGPRTVEQLDSSLGALAVRLDEATTERLDELFPPVGSGGPAPEAWAW; from the coding sequence ATGGAGTACACCAACCTCGGCCGGACCGGCCTCTCGGTCAGCCGGCTCTGCCTCGGCACCATGAACTTCGGCCCGCAGACCAACGAGCCGGACAGCTACGCGATCATGGACCGGGCGCTGGAGCACGGCCTGAACTTCTTCGACACCGCCAACGTGTACGGCTGGCAGACCGGCGAGGGCGTCACCGAGCAGATCATCGGCCGGTGGCTCGCCCAGGGCGGCGGGCGGCGGGAGAAGGTCGTACTGGCCACGAAGGTCTACGGCAAGATGAGCGACTGGCCGAACGACCAGGGGCTTTCCGCCCGACACATCGTCCGGGCCTGTGAGGACTCGCTGCGTCGGCTCCAGACGGACACCATCGACCTGTACCAGATGCACCACATCTCCCGGAGCACCCCGTGGGAGGAGATCTGGCAGGCGATGGAGACGCTGGTCGCCCAGGGCAAGGTGCTCTACGTCGGCTCGTCCAACTTCGCCGGCTGGCACCTGGCCGTCGCGCAGGAGGCCGCCGGTCGGCGCAACTTCCTCGGCTTGGTCTCCGAGCAGTGCATCTACAACCTGATGACCCGGTACGCCGAGCTTGAGGTGCTCCCGGCCGCCCAGCACCTCGGCCTGGGCGTCATCCCCTGGTCGCCGCTGCACGGCGGGCTGCTCGCCGGGGTGCTGCGCAAGATGGCCTCCGGCGGCGCGGTACGCGGCACGGCCGGCCGGGCGGGCGACGCGCTCGACGAGCACCGGGCCACCATCGAGGCGTACGAGAAGCTCTGCGCCGAGCTCGGTCACGACCCGGCCGACGTGGCCCTGGGCTGGCTGCTCGCCCAGCCGGGGGTGACCGCGCCGATCATCGGCCCACGCACCGTGGAGCAGCTCGACAGTTCCCTCGGGGCGCTGGCCGTACGCCTCGACGAGGCCACCACCGAGCGCCTCGACGAGCTGTTCCCGCCGGTGGGCAGCGGTGGACCGGCCCCGGAGGCGTGGGCCTGGTGA
- a CDS encoding futalosine hydrolase — protein MTGLLVVTAVPAEAEAVRAGLLREDATIVPVGVGPAVAGAATARLLTLAEAAGRPYQGVVSAGVAGGFAHRVPVGGTVLATRSLAADLGAESPDGFIPVDELGMTSEQLGGALAVEADPALLATFRAALPGAVLGTVLTVSTVTGTATSARALAARHPDAVAEAMEGYGVAVAAAQAGVPFVELRTISNPIGPRDRGAWRLREALTALATAATALAREPAAGG, from the coding sequence GTGACCGGCCTGCTGGTGGTGACGGCCGTGCCCGCGGAGGCGGAGGCGGTGCGCGCCGGGCTGCTCCGGGAGGACGCCACGATCGTCCCGGTCGGCGTAGGGCCTGCCGTCGCCGGCGCCGCCACCGCCCGGCTGCTGACGCTCGCCGAAGCCGCCGGACGCCCGTACCAGGGGGTGGTCAGCGCCGGCGTGGCCGGTGGTTTCGCCCACCGCGTGCCGGTGGGCGGGACGGTGCTCGCCACCCGCAGCCTCGCGGCCGACCTGGGCGCCGAGTCGCCGGACGGGTTCATCCCCGTCGACGAGCTGGGCATGACCTCCGAGCAGCTCGGCGGCGCGCTCGCCGTCGAGGCGGATCCGGCGCTGCTCGCCACGTTCCGTGCCGCGCTGCCCGGGGCGGTCCTCGGCACGGTGCTGACGGTCAGCACCGTGACCGGCACCGCCACCAGCGCCCGGGCGCTCGCCGCCCGGCACCCGGACGCGGTGGCCGAGGCGATGGAGGGGTACGGCGTGGCGGTGGCCGCCGCCCAGGCGGGTGTGCCGTTCGTCGAGCTGCGGACGATCTCGAACCCGATCGGCCCCCGGGACCGCGGCGCGTGGCGACTGCGGGAGGCCCTCACCGCCCTCGCCACGGCAGCGACAGCCCTGGCCCGGGAGCCGGCCGCTGGAGGGTGA
- a CDS encoding MFS transporter, protein MRTKLSTTFQSLQIRNYRLFASGQLIKLIGVWMMFIAQDWLVLELSADSATALGIVTACQFTPVLLLTLFAGRLADRYDKRLLLFVANAFWSVLAVGMSVLVITGLVQLWHVFLFAGLLGIANAVETPVRQSFVSELVGTPLLPNALALSAATFNSARIIGPAIAGLAIAAFDVGPVFLVSALSSLAPLANVVRMNPAELHREPLPAKGDRAAAKVADGLRYVARRPDLLLPMALMSVIGMSLFNFQLTLAALAKTVFDTGAASFGLFSTALAVGSLAGALAGSGRRSRPTVWVVLGAAIACSVFGTLVGLAPAYWLVVALLLPTGFFVVFFAQASNQRVQLGTDAAFRGRVMSLWVLVFLGTNPIGAPVIGWIAETFGAGASIWLGGLLSLTVAVVALAWQLRRSGARIRLRVLPLPRFYVVPSTEV, encoded by the coding sequence GTGCGGACGAAGCTGAGCACGACGTTCCAGTCCCTGCAGATCCGTAACTACCGGCTCTTCGCGTCCGGTCAGCTCATCAAGCTGATCGGCGTCTGGATGATGTTCATCGCCCAGGACTGGCTCGTCCTCGAACTCTCCGCCGACTCCGCCACCGCGCTGGGCATCGTCACCGCTTGCCAGTTCACCCCGGTCCTGCTGCTCACCCTGTTCGCCGGCCGGCTCGCCGACCGGTACGACAAGCGGCTGCTGCTGTTCGTCGCCAACGCCTTCTGGAGCGTGCTGGCCGTCGGCATGAGCGTGCTGGTGATCACCGGCCTGGTCCAGCTCTGGCACGTCTTCCTCTTCGCCGGCCTGCTCGGGATCGCCAACGCGGTGGAGACCCCGGTCCGGCAGTCGTTCGTCTCCGAGCTGGTCGGCACGCCCCTGCTGCCCAACGCGCTCGCCCTCTCCGCGGCCACCTTCAACAGCGCCCGGATCATCGGCCCCGCCATCGCCGGCCTCGCCATCGCCGCCTTCGACGTCGGCCCGGTGTTCCTGGTCAGCGCGCTCAGCTCACTCGCCCCGCTGGCCAACGTGGTCCGGATGAACCCGGCCGAGCTGCACCGCGAGCCGCTGCCGGCCAAGGGGGACCGGGCCGCGGCCAAGGTGGCGGACGGCCTCCGCTACGTGGCCCGCCGCCCCGACCTGCTGCTGCCGATGGCGCTGATGTCGGTGATCGGGATGAGCCTGTTCAACTTCCAGCTCACCCTGGCCGCCCTGGCCAAGACCGTCTTCGACACCGGCGCCGCGTCCTTCGGCCTGTTCAGCACCGCGCTGGCGGTCGGCTCGCTCGCCGGGGCGTTGGCCGGCAGCGGGCGACGCAGCCGCCCGACGGTCTGGGTGGTGCTCGGCGCGGCCATCGCCTGCTCGGTGTTCGGCACGCTGGTCGGGCTCGCCCCCGCGTACTGGCTGGTCGTGGCGCTGTTGCTGCCGACCGGCTTCTTCGTGGTGTTCTTCGCCCAGGCGTCCAACCAGCGGGTCCAGCTCGGCACCGACGCCGCGTTCCGGGGCCGGGTGATGTCGCTGTGGGTGCTGGTGTTCCTCGGCACCAACCCGATCGGCGCGCCGGTGATCGGCTGGATCGCCGAGACCTTCGGCGCCGGGGCGAGCATCTGGCTCGGCGGTCTGCTCTCCCTCACCGTCGCCGTCGTGGCGTTGGCCTGGCAGCTCCGCCGCTCCGGGGCGCGGATCCGGCTGCGGGTGCTCCCGCTGCCCCGCTTCTACGTCGTTCCGTCCACCGAGGTGTGA
- a CDS encoding DUF3027 domain-containing protein: protein MGNNGPVTRPASARAARLDQVCAAAVEVARAGITEVEPSDVGDHLQVSAEGDRLVTHYFACLLPGYRGWRWAVTVTRVPRSRNVTICETVLLPGPDALLAPGWLPWQERLQPGDLGPGDLLPTPADDERLAPGYLLSDDPGVEETAWELGLGRPRVLSREGRADTAQRWYDGDHGPAAPISVAAPPKARCGTCGFYLPLAGALRQSFGACGNFYAPDDGRVVSADHGCGAHSETLTGTPETTVDELPTVYDDSAVEELPVSRPVAAEAETAEPS, encoded by the coding sequence ATGGGGAACAATGGACCGGTGACCAGGCCCGCCTCCGCCCGTGCCGCCCGTCTCGACCAGGTCTGCGCCGCCGCCGTCGAGGTGGCCCGTGCCGGCATCACCGAGGTGGAACCCTCCGATGTCGGTGACCACCTCCAGGTGTCCGCCGAGGGTGACCGGCTGGTCACCCACTACTTCGCGTGCCTCCTGCCGGGCTACCGGGGCTGGCGGTGGGCGGTGACGGTCACCCGGGTTCCGCGCAGCCGTAACGTGACGATCTGCGAGACGGTGCTGCTGCCCGGCCCGGACGCGCTGCTCGCCCCGGGCTGGCTGCCCTGGCAGGAGCGGCTCCAGCCGGGCGATCTCGGCCCCGGTGACCTGCTGCCGACCCCGGCCGACGACGAGCGGCTGGCGCCCGGCTATCTCCTCTCCGACGACCCGGGGGTGGAGGAGACGGCGTGGGAGCTGGGGCTGGGGCGGCCCCGGGTGCTCTCCCGCGAGGGGCGGGCGGACACCGCGCAGCGTTGGTACGACGGTGACCATGGCCCGGCCGCGCCGATCTCGGTCGCCGCGCCGCCGAAGGCCCGCTGCGGCACGTGCGGCTTCTACCTGCCGTTGGCCGGGGCGCTGCGGCAGTCCTTCGGCGCCTGCGGCAACTTCTACGCGCCGGACGACGGCCGGGTGGTGAGCGCCGACCACGGCTGTGGCGCGCACTCGGAGACCCTGACCGGGACGCCCGAGACGACGGTGGACGAGCTGCCCACGGTCTACGATGACAGCGCGGTGGAGGAGCTGCCGGTCAGCCGGCCGGTGGCCGCGGAGGCGGAGACGGCCGAGCCGTCCTGA